One segment of Streptomyces sp. NA02950 DNA contains the following:
- a CDS encoding alkaline phosphatase D family protein yields the protein MAGLRLGPLLRQVDWETGTNATVWVEADRPCEAEVRCADGAGGTAATWHIAGHHYALVPVTGLRPGSETAYRVLLDGEQVWPLPDSDFPDSTIRTPAAAAGAGSPATAGSEDVPVRIAFGSCRWAAAPSDASHDPVGPDALDTLAATLARTPGAPRPDVLVLLGDQVYADETSEETRRRIAARRDPNEPPGEQVADYEEYTWLYYESWLDPEVRWLLSTVPSCMIFDDHDVIDDWNTSEAWLSRMRATPWWEERIVSGLMSYWVYQHLGNLSPAELAADPLYAAVREAADGTEALREFASHADADPAYTRWSYRRDFGRVRLLMVDTRGARVLSEHERAMLHDKELAWAREQALEGTDAPHPPHGTDSPHAPHASQGTGSPYDHLLIGSSLPWLLPHFVHDVETWNASVCTGRRGARWARIGEDLRQRGDLEHWAAFPESFDALTDLIVQVGGTASAPATISVLSGDVHHAYIAEPDWSRWPGRPRSQVRQLTCSPVHNSIHASIRAGFRFGWSGAGRAIGRLFTRHGRVPRSKLSWRKTGGPWFGNQLMTLTLRGRTARLRLDQARSGSSGGPARLTAELETEWTGP from the coding sequence AGACCGGGACGAACGCGACCGTCTGGGTCGAAGCCGACCGGCCCTGCGAAGCCGAGGTGAGGTGCGCCGACGGCGCCGGCGGCACCGCCGCCACCTGGCATATCGCCGGGCACCACTACGCCCTGGTCCCGGTCACCGGGCTGCGCCCGGGAAGCGAGACGGCCTACCGGGTGCTGCTGGACGGCGAGCAGGTCTGGCCGCTGCCCGATTCGGACTTTCCAGACAGCACGATCCGCACCCCCGCGGCCGCCGCCGGCGCCGGAAGCCCCGCCACCGCCGGAAGCGAGGACGTGCCCGTACGCATCGCGTTCGGCTCCTGCCGCTGGGCGGCTGCGCCCTCCGACGCCTCGCACGACCCGGTCGGGCCCGACGCCCTGGACACCCTCGCCGCCACCCTGGCCCGCACCCCCGGCGCCCCGCGCCCCGATGTGCTGGTGCTGCTGGGCGACCAGGTGTACGCGGACGAGACCTCCGAGGAGACCCGCCGCCGCATCGCCGCCCGCCGCGATCCGAACGAGCCACCGGGTGAGCAGGTCGCGGACTACGAGGAGTACACCTGGCTCTACTACGAATCGTGGCTGGACCCCGAGGTGCGGTGGCTGCTCTCCACCGTCCCCAGCTGCATGATCTTCGACGACCACGACGTCATAGACGACTGGAACACCAGCGAGGCGTGGCTCAGCCGGATGCGGGCCACCCCGTGGTGGGAGGAGCGGATCGTCAGCGGTCTGATGTCGTACTGGGTGTATCAGCACCTGGGCAACCTCTCCCCCGCCGAACTGGCCGCCGATCCGCTGTACGCGGCGGTGCGCGAGGCGGCCGACGGCACGGAGGCGCTGCGGGAGTTCGCCTCCCACGCCGACGCGGACCCCGCGTACACCCGCTGGAGCTACCGCCGCGACTTCGGGCGGGTGCGGCTGCTGATGGTCGACACCCGGGGCGCCCGGGTGCTGAGCGAGCACGAGCGGGCGATGCTCCATGACAAGGAGCTGGCATGGGCCCGCGAACAGGCGCTGGAGGGCACGGACGCACCCCACCCGCCCCACGGCACGGACTCACCCCACGCGCCCCACGCGTCCCAGGGCACAGGCTCGCCCTACGACCACCTGCTGATCGGCAGCTCCCTGCCCTGGCTGCTCCCCCACTTCGTGCATGACGTCGAGACCTGGAACGCCTCGGTGTGCACCGGCAGACGCGGAGCGCGCTGGGCGCGCATCGGCGAGGATCTGCGGCAGCGGGGCGACTTGGAGCACTGGGCCGCGTTCCCCGAGTCCTTCGACGCCCTGACCGATCTGATCGTGCAGGTGGGCGGCACGGCCTCGGCACCGGCCACGATCAGTGTGCTGTCGGGCGATGTGCACCACGCGTACATCGCCGAACCGGACTGGTCGCGCTGGCCGGGGCGGCCGCGCAGCCAGGTGCGCCAGCTGACCTGTTCTCCGGTGCACAACAGCATCCACGCCTCGATCCGGGCGGGTTTCCGCTTCGGCTGGAGCGGGGCGGGAAGGGCGATCGGCCGGCTCTTCACCCGCCACGGCCGGGTTCCGCGTTCGAAGCTGAGCTGGCGCAAAACCGGCGGCCCGTGGTTCGGCAACCAGCTGATGACGCTGACGCTGCGCGGACGTACCGCGCGGCTGCGGCTGGACCAGGCGCGGAGTGGCTCGTCAGGCGGCCCGGCCCGGCTGACGGCGGAGTTGGAGACGGAGTGGACCGGGCCCTGA